CCTGGTTGATGAGGGAAAACTATGATAAATATTTACTTGTGTGAGGATGATGATGTACAACTGAAGCGTTGGAAGGATATTATTAAAAAGTATTTGATGATGCATGATATGGATATGGAATTGTATTGTTGGACAACACAACCTGAAGAGCTTCTGAGACATTTAGAAATGGCTGATTCTGTGGGCCTTTATTTCCTTGATATTGATTTGAAAGCAGAGATGGACGGACTGAAGCTTGCTCGAAAGATACGCGTCTATGATCCCCGTGGTTATCTTGTATTTTTT
The nucleotide sequence above comes from Anaerotignum faecicola. Encoded proteins:
- a CDS encoding response regulator, with the protein product MINIYLCEDDDVQLKRWKDIIKKYLMMHDMDMELYCWTTQPEELLRHLEMADSVGLYFLDIDLKAEMDGLKLARKIRVYDPRGYLVFF